ATTGTGGTTGCTCATTCTATGCCATATGTTCCCTGTGATGAGTTGTTctagggtgatcggttcccggtccgatccgattcccctcaagaatcgagaaccgaaccggtggtctcgattctcaattttttgggACCGGGAACCCGACCATCGGTCCGGTCAGATTCCTTGAAGGTTCCATTGGAGCAgatacatgcaaaaaaaaaaaaaaaatgaaatgtaccattcctaacatggagcacatgatcttggttactttcaaaaaataaaacagagtgTAATCGAAAAGACTTTTACATGGgacaataaaaaatagagagtgccgatagcttctcaatttgataaaatttcttagACGCACTTGACAAGTAAAGAGAgggtaacttttaaaaaaaaaaaaaaatttcgatcgGTCCAGTCCGGGTGGTCCGGTCCTAGGAtcctagaatcgggaatcggaccaccggtccTGGTCTGGGCCGGGCGGTCCCGAttcgggtggtccgatttgctcacccctaggttGTTCATTAGATTCCCATGTTGAATGCTCGTGAATGGTTTTCTTTGGCAGGTTGGTCTTGTTTTTTATTACCATTTGTTAACTTTGGACTCTATACCAGGCagcactgattttttttttttttacctttgttaGACATTTTAGGAGAGTTCTCAAAATTCATGAGGTCCTTCTGGCTGTTGGTGTTCTGTGTGTTCTCTCCTTTACGTTTAATGTTTTAACTCTGGCAACTTTCTCAAGTTAAAATCCGGTCAGGTTTGATATTACCTTGGTGATTCTTAGTATGTCAAAATGTTTAGCGATAATACGAATTGTTAAATCTCTCACTTgctttctataaaaaccccttCATGCAACTGATTACCGCAGGTTCGAGGAAAATGCACAAACCAAGTCTTTGTGAGTTTGCCTCTAGCCGGTTCCCGGGTAGGGCCTTATAACCGGGTAGCTAAAATGTCTTTCCACCTGCAACCATCGGTCGTGCTAAAATGTCTCCCAAACCTAACCTTTTGTCATGTTCTTCTTGTCCAAAGAACCCgtgcttttatttaattatagaATATCCTCGAGcgatgattcttttcttttttatacagtgttccttcttttttttccttttactgtccaAGTCTAGAGACTAGTCGTCGTGGAAGCTCGTGTGGACTCTCTCAGTTTCGTTAGCATTAGACTGTTCGAGATTGATCGCAAAGTTGTTCAAGAACCAAAAACCTCGGTCAAAGCACTAAAAAAGCTGTGCTAAATCTAGGAACCTCAACGGGAATGGAACTTCACAGCTCAGATATCGTAAGTTTCAAGATCAGAGGGCTTCAATCCCTCTTAAtcttgcttctctctctagccAATGCATTCGCGGCTTCGACATCGTCTCAGGGCATCAATTTCAGCTTCTGGACTTTCGATGGTAATAGCATTAAATTCCAAGGCGATGCAGTGGTTTCAAGCGATATCGTGTTTTCGCAACCACGAAAATCGTGTTTTCGCACTTCCACGAAAATCGTGTCTTCTCaaagaagacgagaagaaacAACATTTCGTACTTCCACATTTTACGAGTAAGGAGCAATCTCCGTGTAGTTTCCACTGGTGGAACCTTTGGTTAGTCCGCACAATTTATGCTTCTGACTTGACTTTATGTTAATTGGTTGACTTGGGCATTTCAATGACAGATGACCCCCAACCGATCTTCACCAACGTATAATCCATGCCTAGACTACTTGGTGGGCGGCAACTATTTTGAAAGCAACTGCTAGAATTATGTTCGCCCCACAAGAAAACAGCCGGTGTCTTGTCACTTTCGATTCAACCTTGTTGGACGGGCGATTCCCCGAAGACCGCTGAAGTCAAGATTCATCGGTTCGGAGAAAGTCTTAAAAGTTGCTAGCTCGCCGTGTCAAAACCGTAGTTGCGAAAACACGATATTGCAACCTTAGGCCAATCATGACCACAACCTTAATGCGAGAGGGGGGTGGGCCACGTACCGCGAGCCGATGCGCCTTTGGGATAAGGCGACCGGGAACGTGGCGGATTTCACCACCCATTTCACCTTCGTCATCAATTCGCAAGGAAAGTTGATATTTGCTGATGGATTGGCCTTCTTTCTTGTTCCTGAGGGGTCTCAACTCCCGGTCAACTCATTCGGAGGTGGCCTGGCTCTTGTAGATCCAGACCGAGACCCTTCTAAACTCTTCCACATGGTTTGTTGCCATCAAGTTCGATATTTTCTACAATATCAACAATAGCGCTATCGTCGTGGACCTGAATTGTTCACTAGGTGCACATGTTAGCATAGACTTGAATAATCTCAATTCCACGGCATATAGGTGTGTCGATTGGTTCAAGGATAAAATCATGAGTGGCCGGCTGATCAACACTATGATAACGTACAATTCTAGCACCCAGAACTTGAGCATTCTCATGATAGATGCTGATGCCATGAGTACCAACATAAATTCCTCTGCTGTCTATGATTTTGTCGACTTGACAAAGTATTTGCCGGAGTGGGTGACTTTCGGTTTCTCGGCTGCCACAGGTGTGTACTTCAGGTTGCACACTATGAAGGCATGGGAACTCAGCTCTAATGTGCAAGTGATGGCTGGAAAAAAGAGCAAGTTGTGGCTGGGGTGTATCTTAGGTCCAGGTTCTTTCATTTTGCTTGGTCTTGTTGtagcttttctttgtttttgtcccCGTActagaaaagaagatgatcCGTTGATTGAAAAAAGATGATCCAGCGACTCGAGcgattgaagaagatgatcctgcGATTGAAGAAGAACTCAAGCAAGTGTAAGTGCCCAATAAATTCTCCTACATGGATTTGGTTGCAGCGACTGATAACTTCGCAACCGGATGGTTGCTCGGGGAAGGGGGCTTTGGGAGAGTGTACAAAGGTTACTTGACCAGCGCGAATGCTAATGTCgcaataaaaaatacaaagccCGGATCAAATCAAGGGATAAAGGAGTTTGCTTCCGAAGTGAAGACCATAAGCCGGCTCGGGCACAAAAACTTGGTCCAACTCATCGTGTGTTGTCATGAGAGAAAGGAACTCCTCCTTATCTATGAGTTCATCCCTAATGGTAGCCTCGATTCTTATCTATTCAAAGAACGGACCTTCTTGCCATGGGAGAATTGGTACAAAATCGCGCAAGGCATAGCATCGGCATTGCTTTACCTCCACGAGGAATGGGAACAATGCGTCGTGCAACGGGAATATAAAGTCTAGCAATATCATGCTCAATTCCGATGACCATTCGATTCAGTACCCCTTTTTCCACATCTCGAAAGTTGAATCTCCCCTTGAACAGATCGTAGTCCGAGCTGCTGGAGATGAACTCTCGGATAAGGGAGGAGTTCTATTTTCTTACCAAGTTGAAAAATAGAACCGTCATGTCTAAATTTTTTCTCAGCAAGAAGTCTAGTGTTCATACGAGCTGTAAGTCGCCTcttttcaaaagagagagacGTGGCATTACCTATGCCGCTACATTTGAACATGGTTGAGGTTCTTCAACCATCGCATGATATCGTCGGACGTGGAATTATGGAATAAACACAACCGACGATTAACAAGACTtgtccaaatttaatgaaatttaagTTCcattttatttcgtgaaaaaatgaatgattcggaattttttttttctgaaattgatatttcatatcactcgaaataattagtcgataaacAATATTTTCATATCGAAAATAGCAAGTTGTGTCATAATATTtctgtaaatgatgaaaatattttcctgtttATTCATTCGTTTTTGGAAGTAATACGAGCGAACTTTTTTGGAAAAGCATCTTTCAAAACTAcctatttttcacaaaacaaacacactctTAATGCAACCGAAAGGAGATTCTGTTTAGATACTTGAATTTACTCGATGGAAAAAGCTTGTGGTATAACTAGtcgcaaaaattacaaaataaaatataagtgTTCAGCTCTTAAAGAATTGCATGAATTAAAGAAATGGGGGGAAAACTTATATTATACAAGAAAGCAGTGAGGCAAAATGATTCATTTGTATTTAATGTTTAATGTAGTGCTTTAATTAACTCAAGTTTAATCACCGACATTTTGCCCCAGTGGCCACTCTTTTCGTTTGGGAAATAGGAGGTGGGGTGTTCGAATCCCCACATTTGAGGGGGAGTGGGGAGGAGGATGGGGATGGGGACGCATGAGGAGGGAGCAGAGTTGTGCTTGTAAAATAGAGTAGAATAtgactagacaaaaaaaaaaaaaactcaagtttatggacaatattgaaaattttcaaacaatctaaggactaaattgaacatgtaccaaatgtTAGGGGCCATattaaacaaactaaaagttcaaatCTATTATTTCATATTGGACTAAAATTTTAGATATCACGTTGAACAagttcaaagttcaaggaccgcaTTCATGATCATTAATTTCATTTAACCTAATTTGTTTGATCATTCAATAATGATagcgcaataaaaaaaaaaaatctattgaaGGTCAAAGGTCAAGTATGTGGCTCAGGCGCTGATGGTCAATTGGTGTTTTTGACCGAATAACGAAAGCACAACATTCgaccacaaaaggaaaaaagaaaataaaaaacgaaagcGTAACATTGACGAAGTCTCCAACCCAACCTTCCGTCATTTTCTTTGCATTCATATGCAAGTCCCTCCATACGCAGGCGATCACATCGGTACACCAAATTATGTGGCTGAACTTAAACATCATTGAATGCCAAATATAGGTCATGTGTAGATGGCCAATATATGGCCGCTGAGTCGCCCGATGGTCAATTGTTGTTTTTTTGACGAGGTCTCCTAAACCCTTCGGATTCCAAACAAGCGAAAACGGAAGGGCTAGCGTTTGAGGCTTCCTTTGCTTCAGAAAacgaacgatttgaaaaatatgttcCTCAAAATAATCTCCTATGTTCGCTCGAAAGAATCAGCGCATGAGAAGCATTTTCATAAAAGGCAATAATTTATATCGCGATAATTTCATGGACGATGGACAAGCGAtaactttcaggaaaatattttctaaattacttaattttcgcaaaacaaattgTTCCCTAAAAGTAAAGACTAACTTGCGTGATGACCAACAAAGGAAACCTAGGTTTTCCATGGGCTTGGTTTCTCTCGTGCTGGTTCATGCGTGCGATCAACCCTTCACGacgcaatttttttaattaattaattaattaatccggaaGTGTTCCCTGAGATATTTGATAGCACGACCCTTTTAGATTGTACTAATTATTGCGctgaaaattattatttttttcctagcaCACCGTgttgtttttgtcaattttaacttttttttttctccaggtcCAGAGACTAGTCGTCGGGGAAGCTCGTGAGTGGACATTTCTCGTTTTCGTTTTCGCTGAACCGTTCCAAGATGGACTGCGAGTTGTCCAAGAAGCAAAAGGCTAAGTCGCGTGGGTGCCGGCCACTCCCCGTTCATTTGTATGCGCATGTGACCATGTCAAAGCACCAGAAAAGCTGTGCTAAAGCGAGGATGGAACTTCAAAGCTCAGATTTCCAAAGCTTCAAGGCCGGAGAGCTTCGATCGCTCTTAGTCTTGGTTCTCTCTCTAGCCATCGCCTTCCCGGCTTCGGCGTCGTCTCAGGGTATCAAGTTCAGCTTCCAGAATTTCGTCGGTAGTACCATTCAATACCAAGGCGATGCGTCGGTTTCGAGTGACTCCATCCAACTTACAAAGGCCATTCAAGGCCAGAACAGCAATCAGAGCACTGGGTGGGCCACGTACCCCTGGCCGATGCGCCTTTGGGATAAGGCGACGGGGAACGTGGCCGATTTCACCACTCGATTCACCTTCGTCATCAATTCGGTGGGGGAGACGAATTTCGGCGATGGAATGACCTTCTTTCTCGTCCCCGAAGGGTCTCAGCTCCCGAACAACTCGTTGGGAGGTGCCCTGGCTATTATAAATCCAGACCGCAACCCTTCAAACTCTTCCGATCGGTTTGTAGCGGTCGAGTTCGACACTTATCCCAACGTCGTCCCCTCTGTGGTCGTGGACCCGAAATGTTTGACGGTTCCACATATCGGTATAGACTTGAATAATCTCAACTCCTCGAAATATAGCTGTGTGGATTGGTTCCACGATAAAATCATGAGCGCTGGGCAGATCAACGCTACGATATCGTACAATTCTAGCACGCAGAACTTGAGCGTCGTCATGACAGACGCCAATGCCACAGGTGCCAACATAAATTCTTCCTCCATCTATGATATAGTCAACCTTACAGATTATTTGCCGGAGTGGGTGACTTTCGGTTTCTCGGCTGCCACGGGTGCAAGTTTCGAGTTGCACACTATTAAGGCATGGGAATTCAGCTCCAATGTGCAAGTGGCAGGAAAAAAGAGCAAGTTATGGCTATGGGCTACCTTAGGCTCAGGTTCTTTCGTTTTGCTCATTCTTGCTCTAGCCTTTATTTGGTTTCGTCACCGTTCGAAGAGAAAGGGAACTTCCATGAgcggagaagaagatgatctgGCAATCGATGAAGAATTCGAGCAGGTGCCAGGGCCCAAGAAATTTTACTACAAGGACTTGGTCGCGGCTACCGACAATTTCGCAATGGAGCGGTTacttggggaaggaggcttTGGGAGAGTGTATGAAGGTTACTTGACCAGCGTGAATGCTCGTGTGGCAATCAAGAAGATCAACCCGGGATCAAGACAAGGGATAAAGGAGTACGCCAGCGAAGTGAAGACCATAAGCCGGCTCCGGCACAGAAACTTAGTCCAACTCATCGGATGGTGCCATGAGAAGAAGGAACTCCTCCTTATCTATGAATACATGTCAAACGGTAGTCTCGATTCTCATCTATTCAAAGAACGAACCTTCCTGCCATGGGAGAAGCGGTACAAAATCGCGCAAGGCACGGCCTCGGCATTGCTCTACCTTCATGAAGAATGGGAACAGTGCGTCGTGCACCGCGATATAAAGGCCAGCAATATCATGCTCGATTCCGATTTCAATGCTAAATTAGGGGACTTCGGTCTGGCTAGGCTTGTCGACCATGCCAAAGGGTTGCAAACGACGGTGTTGGCCGGAACCATGGGCTATATGGCTCCCGAATGCGTTTACACGGGCAAGGCGAGTAGGGAATCGGACGTCTATAGCTTTGGAGTCGTCCTATTAGAAATAGCTTGTGGTAGAAAAGTCATCGAACCAAGGGCTGAGGAAGGCCAAGTTCGGCTGGTGGACTGGGTTTGGGAGCTGTACGGGACCGGGAGGATACTCGATGTGGCGGAGTCGAAACTTGGTACCGATTTCAACCAAAAGCAACTGGAGTGCACGATGGTCGTAGGGCTGTGGTGCGCCCATCCGGACCACACCGCCCGTCCTTCCATAAGAGAAGCGTTTAGCGTTCTCAACTTTAACGCTCCGCCGCCCGTTCTCCCACCGAAATTGCCAGTCCCGTTCTCTCAAGCATCAATTGTTTCGTTCCACGCCACCTCGACCAGCGGCACCGAACTGTCCACATTTACGACCTCTTCTGTACAATCCTCTCACTCAGATTCTTCCGCATTGCTCCCAAATACGATATAATCCATTTCATTGGTCTAATCAGTTTGAGTTGTAATTTGTactttgagatttgattttgtaTATTATTCACTTCATATAAATTTCTTCATTTGTACCTCAGTGTTTACTCTTCATGTTTGGACTTCCGTCTGATATCCAGGATCAAGTAAAGGTAGTACATATCTTCTTTGATGGTTTCCTGTTGCACTCTGTTGATGTTAGGATAGGATCCGATGCAcaaccacaacgaaatagaTCGTAAAAGCgataaagaaaaatcgaggcaCAAAAATTATCCTAGTTCACCCTTGGCCTATGGCTACATctagaggattccactataattaacacatcGCATTTCTCTCTTACGTcattcaattacaagtgaaaaaaagcATATATACTGCAATAGCTATTTATGGGCCTAAATCCAAACTATTAGTGAAATATAGGATCAAGATAAATATCGCGTGAAGTCGCTTGGTATGCCGAGCGGAAGAGGGGGAGCACGGGTTTACAGTCGCTTGGTATGGCAAGTCTCATTAAGATCCAAATGCCATAATGGATCGGGAATTTCTAAGTTATGGTATTGTATAGCAGCTACAAATATTAACCGTTGGAATTTCTGTCGGTTTTTGTTGGTCAACTGGTTCCCGCATACGACCCGTCGCAACTGGGAGCATGGAAAAATGATTGAGTTACCAAGCTAGAAAAAACAGGTGACTGGTGATTGTTTTTGCCAATAATTTTTCAACACTTATCAGCTCATTGAGAAATATAAtaacatccaaaaaaaaaaaaaaattctttgcaaGCGGAAAAATAGACTCGTTGTGTTTGGATGACATCTTCTTGATAATAGATAATGGGTGCATTGTTTCACGGAGAATTCAAGATTtgtaaaacattttctaaaagttgtttagttatatcatttacaaaaatgaatgagaaaaattttcatcactTCCGGAAATAGTTTGCcttaaattgttgtcgataataaaaatatttttcattgactaattttttctaGGAGATATaaccgatcatttttaaaaaaaaaatcttttccaaatcataaatttttcttgacaattgttttgtagaaaatgtgacatttatgaaaaatattttccgtagACTGGGCCTAGGTTCTCGACTCCCTGGCACCTTGGCTCGGGTCTATAGAGGCTAGGACCATGTCTCCGGTGCCTAAACCCTGTGTCCATTGAGGCCAAGCCTAGCACCCCAATGCTTGAAATTGGGACCACAATCCAAGGCTAGGTCAATCGAGGCAAGGCTAGGACTGCGGTATTGGTGTGGGTGATCGGGGTCCCGAGCATTGGCCCGGCCTCGGTGGACATGAGCCCATGTACCGTGGATTGAGGAGCGGGTGCTGAGGTCCCAAGCACGACCTCAATGGACAGAGCCTACGCACCAAAGACAGAGGCACCGGTGTTCGGGTTCCAGCACGGCCTTGATGGGCCTAGCTCGAGCGCCGAGGATGAGAGCACAAGCTTTCGGGACCGGAGCGCAGGCTAAGGGGACTCGACCACGGACATGGGACTCCAAAGCTTGGCCTCGATAGACTTGGGCTCGGGAGTTGGTGAACTAGGCACAGGCATCGGGATCCGGGGCTCGGCCTCGATGGATATGAACATGGGCGTAGGCTCCGAGAACCCCGAGCCTAGCCTCAATGTTATGGGGCTTGACGTCTCGGGCATCAACATTCGTGTCCTCGGCTCGGCCTCAATGTACTCGGTCATGATGGTCGGAGTCTTAGGTGTGGCTTTGATGCGCCCAGTAGGGACGCCGAGGTCCGAACCCGACCCCGACCTCTCTAGTCCAGGGCCCGTTGCCATGAGCGTTGCAACTAGTGTTGGGGGTTCTTGAGGCCAAGCACAGTGGAAATTTTTTCAAGTGATATAACGAAtcattcttccattttttttttaattttgaatttttcatgaaaaaaacgTACactaagaaagagaaaattttccaGCAAGCTTTCAACTTCATTTCGAGAAATTTACTCGTGGGTATTTAAGGCAACTATCTTTCGGCAGAAAAGtagtggaaattttttattcgcTTAGATACTTGAATTACTCACTTGGTTAATCTATCTTACCAATTTGTGTAATAACTactcataaaaattttaaaaaatgactctTATGTTttagaacaataaaaaaataaaagattgtaATAAACAACATTTATCATGAATCTTGTGAGAAAAAaggtaccaaaaaagtcctaaacctattcaattggtacaaattcaGATGCAATGCTTCCGTAACTGTTGTGGCACGGCTAGCattaacttggatatttttttaatattattttgatatttaaataattttttaaggattttttgattttttttaaaattatttaaaatatcaaaaaaatattaaaaaaaatatccacgttagcgccaaccgtgccatgtaggataattgacgtccatgccggtgatttccaatcaaaattgatcgaattgactcaattgacataaatgcaaaagttttaggactaaattggcacaattgtaaaaggtttaggacttaattgatactAATAAagagtttagaacttaattggcataaatacaaaatgtttaggattgaattggtatcaaaataaggtttagaactgaattgatattaatgcaataggtttaggacttttttgacacttttctctaGTTACAAGGGTTGATGTATTGTTGGAACCTGTGCTGCTCACCATATGTCCTCAACCCTGGGCATATAAT
The sequence above is drawn from the Rhodamnia argentea isolate NSW1041297 chromosome 9, ASM2092103v1, whole genome shotgun sequence genome and encodes:
- the LOC125316624 gene encoding L-type lectin-domain containing receptor kinase IX.1-like; protein product: MELHSSDFQSFKAGELRSLLVLVLSLAIAFPASASSQGIKFSFQNFVGSTIQYQGDASVSSDSIQLTKAIQGQNSNQSTGWATYPWPMRLWDKATGNVADFTTRFTFVINSVGETNFGDGMTFFLVPEGSQLPNNSLGGALAIINPDRNPSNSSDRFVAVEFDTYPNVVPSVVVDPKCLTVPHIGIDLNNLNSSKYSCVDWFHDKIMSAGQINATISYNSSTQNLSVVMTDANATGANINSSSIYDIVNLTDYLPEWVTFGFSAATGASFELHTIKAWEFSSNVQVAGKKSKLWLWATLGSGSFVLLILALAFIWFRHRSKRKGTSMSGEEDDLAIDEEFEQVPGPKKFYYKDLVAATDNFAMERLLGEGGFGRVYEGYLTSVNARVAIKKINPGSRQGIKEYASEVKTISRLRHRNLVQLIGWCHEKKELLLIYEYMSNGSLDSHLFKERTFLPWEKRYKIAQGTASALLYLHEEWEQCVVHRDIKASNIMLDSDFNAKLGDFGLARLVDHAKGLQTTVLAGTMGYMAPECVYTGKASRESDVYSFGVVLLEIACGRKVIEPRAEEGQVRLVDWVWELYGTGRILDVAESKLGTDFNQKQLECTMVVGLWCAHPDHTARPSIREAFSVLNFNAPPPVLPPKLPVPFSQASIVSFHATSTSGTELSTFTTSSVQSSHSDSSALLPNTI